The Vigna unguiculata cultivar IT97K-499-35 chromosome 6, ASM411807v1, whole genome shotgun sequence genome contains a region encoding:
- the LOC114186934 gene encoding anthocyanidin 3-O-glucosyltransferase 7-like, which translates to MANSEEKKHVAVFSFPFGSHPTPLLNLVLKLANAAPNLQFSFIGTEHSNNPLLISNPHIPNTIKFYSISDGVPEGHVPGGHPVERVNLFLQACPHNLQKGIDMAVAHTKQRVTSVIADAFVAPSLTVAQRLNVPWVAVWPPLSCSLSAHFYTDLIRHRCNSAARDTPLDFVPGLSKMRVEDLPEDVIQGVGEEETLFSKTLASLGSVLPQAEAVVVNFFEELDPPLLAKDMKSKFKYFLYVGFLTLSLPLPPLPPSDTDGTGCLSWLDKQKGGSVAYVSFGTVVTPPPHEIVAVAEALEASGFPFLWSLKEHLKGVLPSGFLERTRERGKVVAWAPQTQVLGHGSVGVFVTHCGCNSVFESMSNGVPMICRPFFGDHGLTGRMVEDVWEIGVRVEGGVFTKDGLVKCLRLILVEEEGNLMKKNAVKVKTTVVDAAGAQGKAAQDLNTLVEVVSRS; encoded by the coding sequence atggcaaattcagaagagaagaaacatgTTGCAGTGTTTTCTTTCCCCTTTGGAAGCCACCCTACTCCTCTCTTAAACCTGGTGCTGAAGCTGGCTAATGCTGCTCCCAACTTGCAATTCTCATTCATAGGCACTGAACACTCCAACAACCCTCTTCTCATCTCAAATCCCCACATCCCAAACACCATCAAGTTCTACAGTATAAGCGATGGAGTCCCAGAGGGTCATGTTCCAGGTGGCCACCCAGTTGAAAGAGTCAACCTTTTTCTTCAGGCTTGTCCTCACAACCTGCAGAAGGGAATAGACATGGCAGTGGCTCACACAAAACAGAGAGTTACTTCTGTCATCGCTGATGCTTTTGTCGCACCCTCTCTCACCGTGGCTCAGCGCCTGAACGTTCCATGGGTTGCGGTTTGGCCTCCTTTGTCATGCTCGCTCTCTGCACATTTCTACACCGATTTGATACGCCACAGGTGTAACTCTGCAGCACGAGACACCCCTTTGGATTTTGTTCCTGGATTGTCTAAGATGCGAGTTGAAGACTTGCCAGAAGATGTGATCCAAGGTGTCGGTGAAGAGGAGACACTGTTTTCGAAGACACTAGCGTCATTGGGAAGTGTGTTACCTCAAGCCGAGGCAGTGGTTGTGAATTTCTTTGAGGAACTAGACCCACCCTTGTTGGCTAAGGACATGAAGTCAAAGTTCAAGTACTTTCTTTACGTTGGTTTCCTCACTCTTTCACTGCCTCTGCCACCCTTGCCTCCATCAGACACAGACGGCACTGGGTGCTTGTCGTGGTTGGACAAGCAGAAGGGTGGGTCAGTGGCGTATGTTAGCTTCGGGACAGTGGTGACACCACCGCCACATGAGATCGTGGCGGTGGCGGAAGCGTTGGAAGCAAGTGGCTTTCCCTTTTTGTGGTCTCTGAAGGAGCATCTGAAGGGTGTTCTGCCAAGTGGGTTTCTTGAGAGGACAAGAGAACGTGGGAAAGTTGTGGCTTGGGCTCCTCAGACTCAGGTTTTGGGACATGGTTCTGTGGGAGTGTTCGTGACTCACTGCGGTTGTAACTCGGTGTTTGAGAGCATGTCGAATGGAGTGCCTATGATATGCAGGCCTTTCTTTGGCGACCATGGGTTAACTGGGAGGATGGTTGAGGATGTTTGGGAGATTGGTGTGAGAGTGGAAGGTGGGGTGTTCACGAAAGATGGGTTGGTGAAATGCTTGAGACTGATTCTGGTGGAGGAAGAGGGGAATCTGATGAAGAAAAATGCTGTGAAAGTGAAAACAACAGTGGTGGATGCAGCTGGAGCACAAGGTAAAGCAGCACAAGATTTGAACACTTTGGTGGAAGTGGTTTCTAGATCTTAA
- the LOC114187594 gene encoding pentatricopeptide repeat-containing protein At4g31070, mitochondrial, translating into MSFFTRRLFTTVAPTCSSPSDQIKTFLSKGLHHHILQLFTQLHFSAHSSIPFVLPSVIKASSSAQSHAFGTQLHCLALKTASHSEAVVSNSIISMYAKFSDVESARQVFDTISHRDPITWNSLINCYLQNGCFQEALEVLKDVYFHGLVPKPELLASVVSMCGRKIGSRGIGRQIHALVVVDERIGESVFLSTAFVDFYFRCDDYLMALRVFDGMEVKNEVSWTAMISGCIANQDYDEAFACFREMQAEGVCPNRVTSIALLPACAEPGFVKHGREIHGYAFRRGFESSPSFSSALINMYCDCGESLHLAELIFKGSCCRDVVLWSSIIGSYSRRGDSYKALELFNKMRSEETEPNYVTLLAVISACTNISSLKYGCGLHGHVFKCGFTYNISVGNALINMYAKCGCLDGSRKIFLEMRNRDSITWSSLINAYGIHGCGKQALHLFHEMKERGVKPDVITLLAVLSACNHAGLVAEGQQIFKQVNADCEIPLTIEHYACLVDLLGRSGNLEDALEIVRTMPMKPSARVWSSLVSACKLHGRLDIAEMLAPHLIRSEPNNAGNYTLLNMIYAEHGHWLDTEQVRKAMKLQRLIKCYGFSHIEAGDESF; encoded by the coding sequence ATGTCCTTCTTCACCCGTCGCCTTTTCACCACTGTGGCCCCCACATGTTCTTCCCCTTCCGACCAGATCAAAACGTTCCTTTCAAAGGGTCTGCATCATCACATACTTCAACTTTTCACTCAACTCCATTTCTCTGCCCACTCTTCCATTCCCTTTGTTCTTCCTTCAGTCATCAAGGCAAGCTCCTCTGCTCAATCTCATGCTTTTGGCACACAGCTTCATTGCTTGGCTCTCAAGACAGCCTCTCACTCCGAAGCAGTTGTGTCCAATTCTATCATCTCCATGTATGCCAAGTTTTCAGATGTTGAATCAGCACGGCAAGTGTTCGACACAATCTCTCACAGAGACCCCATCACCTGGAACTCCTTGATTAATTGTTATCTGCAAAATGGGTGTTTCCAAGAAGCTTTGGAAGTGTTGAAAGATGTGTATTTTCATGGTCTTGTTCCTAAGCCTGAGTTGCTAGCTAGTGTGGTGTCCATGTGTGGGAGGAAAATTGGTTCAAGGGGAATAGGGAGACAGATTCATgctcttgttgttgttgatgagaGGATAGGAGAGTCGGTGTTTCTGTCAACAGCTTTTGTGGATTTTTATTTTCGGTGTGATGATTATTTGATGGCTTTGCGTGTGTTTGATGGAATGGAGGTGAAAAATGAGGTTTCATGGACTGCTATGATATCTGGATGCATTGCTAACCAAGATTATGATGAGGCTTTTGCATGCTTCCGAGAAATGCAGGCTGAGGGAGTTTGCCCAAACAGAGTGACATCAATTGCTCTGTTACCAGCATGTGCCGAGCCAGGCTTTGTTAAGCATGGGAGGGAGATTCACGGATATGCATTTCGTCGTGGGTTTGAATCAAGTCCTAGTTTCTCATCGGCACTTATAAATATGTATTGTGATTGTGGAGAATCACTGCACCTTGCGGAGTTAATTTTTAAAGGGTCTTGTTGTAGAGATGTGGTGTTATGGAGTTCGATCATTGGGAGCTATTCTCGAAGAGGGGATAGCTACAAAGCATTGGAGCTTTTTAATAAGATGAGAAGTGAGGAAACTGAACCAAACTATGTAACCTTGTTGGCAGTGATCTCTGCCTGCACAAATATATCTTCACTAAAGTATGGTTGTGGACTACATGGCCATGTCTTTAAATGTGGATTTACTTATAACATCTCTGTGGGGAATGCACTCATAAACATGTATGCCAAGTGTGGTTGTTTGGATGGTTCCCGTAAGATATTCCTAGAAATGCGGAACAGAGATTCTATTACGTGGAGTAGTTTGATTAATGCCTATGGCATTCACGGATGTGGTAAACAAGCTTTGCATCTTTTTCATGAAATGAAAGAGAGAGGTGTGAAACCTGATGTAATCACCTTGCTTGCAGTTTTATCTGCTTGTAATCATGCTGGCCTTGTAGCTGAGGGACAACAGATATTCAAACAAGTAAATGCAGATTGTGAAATTCCGTTAACCATTGAGCATTATGCATGCCTAGTTGATCTTCTTGGAAGGTCAGGTAACCTTGAAGATGCTTTGGAAATAGTGAGAACAATGCCCATGAAACCAAGTGCAAGAGTATGGAGCTCTCTGGTATCGGCTTGTAAGCTTCACGGAAGACTGGACATAGCAGAAATGCTAGCTCCACATCTTATAAGATCAGAACCAAATAACGCTGGTAATTACACATTGCTGAATATGATCTATGCAGAACATGGTCATTGGCTTGATACAGAACAAGTGAGGAAAGCCATGAAACTACAAAGGTTGATTAAATGCTACGGGTTCAGCCACATTGAGGCTGGAGATGAGAGTTTCTAG
- the LOC114187141 gene encoding gamma-glutamyl peptidase 3-like: protein MGEVGEKRYAVLMCGEDSEYLLKMHGGCYGMFGRVLAEEGERWDLYKVVQGEFPANHHLSLYDGFVITGSCYDAHANDSWILELLELVNRLHSMHKKILGICFGHQIIGRALGGKVGRSTKGWDIGVKSINISSSLPFSFSSLNLPSHLSIHKCHRDEILELPPKAHLIASSEMTAIEMFSYGDHIFCIQGHPEFTHDILFHFIDRIITRNLVQEAFALDAKDKAALLKPDKDILKTLCVNFLKGRSSLATIQ, encoded by the exons ATGGGTGAGGTCGGAGAGAAGAGGTATGCGGTGCTGATGTGCGGTGAGGATTCGGAGTACTTGTTGAAGATGCACGGAGGTTGTTACGGGATGTTCGGGAGAGTGTTGGCGGAGGAGGGAGAGAGGTGGGACCTGTACAAGGTGGTGCAGGGAGAGTTTCCGGCCAACCACCACCTCTCTCTCTACGATGGGTTTGTCATCACCGGAAGCTGTTACGACGCCCATGCCAACGATTCTTGGATTCTTGAACTTCTGGAACTCGTTAACAGATTGCACTCTATGCACAAGAAAATCCTTGGCATTTGCTTCGGCCACCAG ATAATTGGGCGTGCATTGGGAGGGAAGGTGGGTCGGTCTACGAAGGGTTGGGACATTGGTGTTAAATCTATAAACATCTCATCATCTCTGccattctctttctcttctctcaacCTCCCATCACACCTTTCCATACACAAATGCCACAGGGACGAG ATTCTAGAGCTCCCTCCTAAAGCACACCTCATTGCTTCCTCAGAAATGACTGCAATTGAGATGTTCAGCTATGGAGATCACATCTTTTGCATCCAAGGCCACCCAGAATTCACCCACGACATCCTCTTCCACTTTATAGACCGTATTATTACACGAAATTTGGTCCag GAAGCTTTTGCTTTGGATGCAAAGGATAAGGCGGCACTACTAAAACCAGACAAGGACATTTTGAAAACATTATGCGTCAATTTTCTTAAGGGTCGATCATCACTTGCTACTATTCAATAA
- the LOC114188709 gene encoding putative uncharacterized protein DDB_G0271982 isoform X1 — translation MQTLGLVAPVLGFYHRFLRFFIRFILLMFMDIPSTFNFLTQLTELGCGFLLLGYVSRIFNILGLLLIFLSCLRFLRSPIGKPPREENLKEEIENNNNSSSGGSGSREENLEDEMFDVVSLRKMVKSERQRFNAACAEIEKERGAAASAAEEAMAMILRLQSEKSAVEIQATQFRRVVEQKQEYDLEVIESLQWTVEQVESQKNLLERQLGVLRERLRDFLNDHDIQQRVQEQDQEGEQDQEREQEKERDQEQEKERDQEQEKEREKEQEKEQEKEQDQEQEKEREKEQDEEREKEREEEREKEREKEQEKELEHEPEHEQGTASDVDLDLDLAVVDEDIERDEDADSGSGFLNFSVEYNDDLDAASSQNPSPTQTPQHLSSSQFQNSLRLQDAAYSHFNLLVLRFEEDIKH, via the exons ATGCAGACTCTGGGTTTGGTGGCTCCTGTTCTTGGATTTTACCACAGGTTCCTCCGATTTTTTATCCGCTTCATTCTCCTCATGTTCATGGATATCCCATCAACCTTCAACTTCCTCACCCAACTCACTGAACTCGGTTGCGGTTTTCTCCTCCTAGGTTACGTTTCGCGCATCTTCAACATCCTTGGTCTCCTCTTGATCTTCCTCTCCTGTCTCCGGTTTCTCCGGTCTCCGATCGGAAAACCGCCCAGAGAGGAAAATCTCAAGGAGGAAATAGAAAATAACAACAATAGCAGTAGTGGTGGTAGTGGTTCCAGGGAGGAGAATTTGGAGGATGAGATGTTCGACGTAGTGTCCCTGAGGAAGATGGTGAAGTCGGAGCGGCAACGGTTCAATGCGGCGTGCGCGGAGATTGAGAAGGAGAGGGGGGCAGCGGCCTCCGCGGCCGAGGAGGCGATGGCGATGATCCTGCGGCTGCAGAGCGAGAAGAGTGCAGTGGAGATTCAGGCGACGCAGTTTCGGAGGGTGGTGGAGCAGAAACAGGAGTACGATCTCGAAGTGATTGAGTCGCTACAGTGGACGGTGGAGCAGGTGGAGTCACAGAAGAATCTTCTCGAACGGCAGTTAGGGGTTTTAAGGGAGAGGCTCAGAGACTTCCTCAATGATCACGACATTCAGCAGCGGGTTCAGGAACAGGACCAGGAAGGGGAACAGGACCAAGAACGGGAACAAGAAAAGGAACGAGATCAGGAACAAGAAAAGGAACGAGATCAGGAACAAGAAAAGGAACGAGAAAAGGAACAAGAAAAGGAACAAGAAAAGGAACAAGATCAGGAACAAGAAAAGGAACGAGAAAAGGAACAAGATGAGGAACGAGAAAAGGAACGAGAAGAGGAACGAGAAAAGGAACGAGAAAAGGAACAAGAAAAGGAACTGGAACATGAACCGGAGCATGAACAAGGCACAGCCAGTGATGTCGATCTCGATCTTGATCTTGCCGTAGTTGACGAAGATATTGAACGTGATGAGGATGCCGATAGTGGTAGCGGGTTCTTGAATTTCTCTGTTGAATATAATGATGATTTAGATGCGGCCTCTTCGCAAAATCCCTCTCCCACACAAACACCCCAGCACTT GAGTTCATCTCAATTCCAAAACTCCCTTAGGCTCCAAGATGCTGCCTACAGCCATTTCAATCTTCTGGTATTGAGATTTGAAGAAGATATTAAACATTAA
- the LOC114188709 gene encoding putative uncharacterized protein DDB_G0271982 isoform X2, with protein sequence MQTLGLVAPVLGFYHRFLRFFIRFILLMFMDIPSTFNFLTQLTELGCGFLLLGYVSRIFNILGLLLIFLSCLRFLRSPIGKPPREENLKEEIENNNNSSSGGSGSREENLEDEMFDVVSLRKMVKSERQRFNAACAEIEKERGAAASAAEEAMAMILRLQSEKSAVEIQATQFRRVVEQKQEYDLEVIESLQWTVEQVESQKNLLERQLGVLRERLRDFLNDHDIQQRVQEQDQEGEQDQEREQEKERDQEQEKERDQEQEKEREKEQEKEQEKEQDQEQEKEREKEQDEEREKEREEEREKEREKEQEKELEHEPEHEQGTASDVDLDLDLAVVDEDIERDEDADSGSGFLNFSVEYNDDLDAASSQNPSPTQTPQHFDGEIATQEYRFKVGSVLLY encoded by the exons ATGCAGACTCTGGGTTTGGTGGCTCCTGTTCTTGGATTTTACCACAGGTTCCTCCGATTTTTTATCCGCTTCATTCTCCTCATGTTCATGGATATCCCATCAACCTTCAACTTCCTCACCCAACTCACTGAACTCGGTTGCGGTTTTCTCCTCCTAGGTTACGTTTCGCGCATCTTCAACATCCTTGGTCTCCTCTTGATCTTCCTCTCCTGTCTCCGGTTTCTCCGGTCTCCGATCGGAAAACCGCCCAGAGAGGAAAATCTCAAGGAGGAAATAGAAAATAACAACAATAGCAGTAGTGGTGGTAGTGGTTCCAGGGAGGAGAATTTGGAGGATGAGATGTTCGACGTAGTGTCCCTGAGGAAGATGGTGAAGTCGGAGCGGCAACGGTTCAATGCGGCGTGCGCGGAGATTGAGAAGGAGAGGGGGGCAGCGGCCTCCGCGGCCGAGGAGGCGATGGCGATGATCCTGCGGCTGCAGAGCGAGAAGAGTGCAGTGGAGATTCAGGCGACGCAGTTTCGGAGGGTGGTGGAGCAGAAACAGGAGTACGATCTCGAAGTGATTGAGTCGCTACAGTGGACGGTGGAGCAGGTGGAGTCACAGAAGAATCTTCTCGAACGGCAGTTAGGGGTTTTAAGGGAGAGGCTCAGAGACTTCCTCAATGATCACGACATTCAGCAGCGGGTTCAGGAACAGGACCAGGAAGGGGAACAGGACCAAGAACGGGAACAAGAAAAGGAACGAGATCAGGAACAAGAAAAGGAACGAGATCAGGAACAAGAAAAGGAACGAGAAAAGGAACAAGAAAAGGAACAAGAAAAGGAACAAGATCAGGAACAAGAAAAGGAACGAGAAAAGGAACAAGATGAGGAACGAGAAAAGGAACGAGAAGAGGAACGAGAAAAGGAACGAGAAAAGGAACAAGAAAAGGAACTGGAACATGAACCGGAGCATGAACAAGGCACAGCCAGTGATGTCGATCTCGATCTTGATCTTGCCGTAGTTGACGAAGATATTGAACGTGATGAGGATGCCGATAGTGGTAGCGGGTTCTTGAATTTCTCTGTTGAATATAATGATGATTTAGATGCGGCCTCTTCGCAAAATCCCTCTCCCACACAAACACCCCAGCACTT TGATGGTGAAATAGCTACACAGGAATATAGGTTCAAAGTTGGCTCAGTTTTGCTGTATTAA